In one Nostoc sp. KVJ3 genomic region, the following are encoded:
- a CDS encoding toll/interleukin-1 receptor domain-containing protein, with amino-acid sequence MGVEVFFSYSHRDETLRDELAKHLTTMRRQKIITAWYDREITAGSEWADNIYVHLNSAQIILLLVSADFLASDYCYDIELKRAMERHETGEACVIPIILKPVDWQGAPFGKLQALPKNAESISTWADRDQAFLNVVQGIRRVVETIVSGNSTVQVASINLEQPKYTSQREKIQQQIQALQVIIDDAQTTSNVASVRKYFWQWRKETTDFLSEAVGKQESLALVMISPREDIKTDQARLINEATQIRNYLLALSQELT; translated from the coding sequence ATGGGTGTTGAGGTGTTTTTCTCCTATTCCCATAGAGATGAAACCTTGAGAGATGAGTTAGCCAAACATCTCACTACGATGAGACGGCAAAAAATTATCACTGCTTGGTATGACCGTGAGATAACGGCTGGTAGCGAATGGGCAGATAATATCTATGTACATCTAAACTCCGCCCAAATTATTTTGTTGTTAGTTAGTGCAGATTTTTTAGCTTCAGACTACTGTTATGACATCGAACTGAAGCGGGCAATGGAACGACATGAAACTGGGGAAGCGTGTGTAATCCCAATTATTCTTAAACCTGTAGATTGGCAAGGAGCGCCTTTTGGGAAACTTCAGGCACTTCCTAAGAACGCAGAATCTATCAGTACTTGGGCTGACCGAGATCAAGCTTTTTTGAATGTAGTACAAGGTATTCGCAGGGTTGTTGAAACAATCGTTTCAGGTAACTCAACAGTTCAGGTAGCTTCAATTAATCTAGAACAGCCAAAATATACTTCGCAGCGAGAGAAAATACAGCAGCAAATCCAGGCTTTGCAGGTAATTATCGATGATGCACAAACTACCTCAAACGTTGCAAGTGTCCGTAAATACTTCTGGCAGTGGAGAAAGGAGACAACCGACTTTCTTTCAGAAGCAGTCGGCAAACAGGAATCCCTTGCGTTAGTTATGATATCTCCACGTGAAGATATTAAAACCGATCAGGCTCGTTTGATCAACGAAGCAACACAAATTCGCAACTACTTGCTCGCACTGTCTCAAGAACTAACCTAA
- a CDS encoding Uma2 family endonuclease codes for MTQAIPKLVTFEEFVDWLPENRRVRYELHKGEIVEMAQPVGEHEEVKGFLGIEIPVEIKRLGLPYFMPNQVIVRPPEKDSGYIPDVLVLNRTNLENEPLWKKQSIVSLGASIPLAIEVVSINWRDDYYLKYADYEEMGIPEYWIVDYAALGGRNFIGNPKQPTITVCNLVDGEYQISKFRDSDRIISQTFPELNLTPNQIFQAAVV; via the coding sequence ATGACTCAAGCCATACCTAAGCTAGTAACCTTTGAGGAATTCGTCGATTGGCTACCCGAAAATCGACGAGTCCGCTATGAACTACATAAAGGAGAAATTGTTGAGATGGCACAACCTGTAGGGGAACACGAGGAAGTTAAAGGATTTCTAGGTATCGAAATTCCTGTTGAAATCAAACGTCTAGGATTGCCCTACTTTATGCCCAACCAAGTTATAGTTAGACCTCCTGAAAAAGATTCGGGTTACATCCCAGATGTGTTGGTGCTAAATCGTACAAATCTGGAAAATGAACCATTATGGAAAAAACAATCTATCGTAAGTTTGGGTGCATCAATACCTTTGGCTATAGAGGTTGTATCAATCAACTGGCGGGACGATTACTATTTAAAATACGCTGACTATGAAGAGATGGGTATCCCGGAATACTGGATTGTCGATTATGCCGCCTTGGGTGGACGTAATTTTATCGGCAATCCCAAACAACCGACAATTACCGTTTGTAACTTGGTTGATGGGGAATATCAGATAAGTAAGTTTCGAGATAGCGATCGCATTATCTCCCAAACTTTTCCCGAATTGAATCTCACGCCAAATCAGATTTTTCAAGCTGCTGTGGTGTAG
- a CDS encoding caspase, EACC1-associated type, which yields MAKIALAIGVSDYAPGLTPLPGATRDVEAMRRVLQHPDMGGFDEVKTLSNPEPLVMQEAIETLFSGRTKDDLVLLFFSGHGVKDDNGKLHLATRITRKTPQGELIRATAVPASFVQDIMSNSRSRRQVVILDCCFSGAFAEGWLAKDDGSVDVKKQLGGEGRAVLTSSTSTQYSFEQEGSDLSTYTRYLVEGIATGAADIDSDGVVSIDELHEYAKGKVQETAPAMKPEIYAIKEGYKIRLSQAPTEDPKLRYRKEVEHFASRGVISVVGRNALDELRDGLELLPQDTTAIENEVLKPYQEYQKRLQRYEQVLVEAIGREHSLSSDTQNELKRLQQVLKLRDEDIAQIEAQITSQKIAIEPSGKSAKVIQAKALFRRDDVASIKLSNEAVAASQAETLTPPSKPNKIRLLIIGSVIGSVGLIAALFIVGNSHHIPEPSPSEVKAGPIWNNDDAKIKCPVAAAAVNRQWNGNWITTIWGKESVCGLVKTP from the coding sequence ATGGCTAAGATAGCACTTGCGATCGGGGTAAGTGATTACGCACCAGGTTTGACTCCCCTACCTGGAGCTACCAGAGACGTAGAGGCGATGCGGCGAGTATTACAACACCCAGATATGGGTGGATTTGATGAGGTTAAAACGTTGTCAAATCCTGAGCCACTGGTGATGCAGGAAGCAATTGAAACATTATTTTCGGGTCGCACGAAAGACGATCTAGTACTGCTATTTTTCTCTGGACATGGTGTCAAAGATGACAACGGTAAGCTCCACCTGGCTACGCGCATCACTCGTAAAACCCCACAGGGAGAACTGATTCGGGCAACAGCAGTTCCAGCCAGTTTTGTACAAGACATCATGAGCAATAGCCGCTCTAGGCGACAAGTTGTAATTCTAGATTGTTGCTTTAGTGGAGCATTTGCCGAAGGTTGGTTAGCTAAGGATGACGGTTCTGTAGATGTTAAAAAACAATTGGGAGGAGAAGGGCGGGCTGTCCTTACGTCTTCGACTTCCACCCAGTATTCCTTTGAGCAGGAAGGGTCAGACCTTTCGACTTACACTCGTTATCTGGTCGAGGGGATCGCTACTGGAGCAGCAGATATTGATAGCGATGGTGTGGTTTCGATTGATGAGTTGCATGAGTATGCCAAAGGAAAAGTCCAAGAAACTGCGCCAGCAATGAAACCAGAAATTTATGCAATCAAGGAAGGTTACAAGATCCGTCTTTCTCAAGCACCCACCGAAGATCCAAAGTTAAGGTATCGCAAAGAAGTAGAACATTTTGCCAGTCGTGGCGTGATTTCAGTTGTGGGGCGTAATGCCTTAGATGAGCTACGAGATGGACTGGAACTGCTACCTCAAGATACTACGGCAATTGAAAACGAGGTGCTTAAACCTTACCAAGAGTACCAGAAAAGATTGCAGCGCTATGAGCAAGTTTTAGTTGAGGCGATTGGGCGCGAGCATTCTCTCAGTAGCGACACTCAAAACGAGTTGAAACGGTTGCAGCAAGTTTTAAAACTTAGAGATGAAGATATTGCCCAAATTGAAGCTCAAATTACTTCCCAGAAAATAGCAATCGAACCTTCAGGTAAGTCTGCAAAGGTGATTCAGGCTAAAGCTCTCTTCCGCAGGGATGATGTGGCATCAATCAAACTGTCAAACGAAGCCGTAGCAGCAAGCCAAGCTGAAACTCTTACACCACCTTCAAAACCTAACAAAATCCGTTTATTAATAATTGGGTCAGTAATTGGATCAGTGGGTCTGATTGCTGCTTTGTTTATTGTTGGAAACTCACATCACATTCCCGAACCAAGTCCTAGCGAAGTTAAAGCTGGTCCGATCTGGAACAATGATGATGCAAAAATTAAATGTCCTGTAGCTGCCGCCGCAGTCAATAGACAATGGAATGGTAATTGGATAACGACTATATGGGGAAAAGAGTCAGTTTGTGGTCTTGTAAAAACCCCTTAG